Proteins encoded together in one Chitinophaga varians window:
- a CDS encoding SDR family oxidoreductase — translation MNTIFNNKVAIVTGGSFGIGRATAIAFARQGASVVIADCVEDLNRETLQQIEADGGKATFIKCDVSKASDIEAMIDKTISMYGRLDFAFNNAGIEGVAATTQQCTQENWERTLAVNLTGVWLCMKHELSHMLQQGSGAIVNCASVAGLVGFPSLPAYVASKHGVIGLTKTAALEYAKWGIRVNAVCPGVIKTPMIDRFTGNNKQAEQQFVDMEPVGRMGEPAEVAAAVIWLCSDAASFVTGVALPVDGGWISQ, via the coding sequence ATGAATACGATATTCAATAATAAAGTAGCCATTGTTACGGGTGGAAGCTTTGGTATTGGCCGTGCCACGGCCATTGCATTTGCGCGGCAGGGAGCGTCGGTAGTGATCGCAGATTGTGTGGAAGACCTTAACCGGGAGACATTGCAACAAATAGAAGCTGACGGAGGTAAAGCAACGTTTATAAAATGTGATGTCAGTAAAGCGTCCGACATTGAAGCGATGATTGATAAAACCATCAGTATGTACGGCAGGCTGGATTTTGCCTTCAATAATGCAGGGATTGAAGGTGTGGCAGCTACCACGCAACAGTGTACCCAGGAGAACTGGGAAAGAACGTTGGCTGTAAATCTTACCGGTGTCTGGCTGTGTATGAAACACGAGCTCTCCCATATGTTGCAGCAGGGTAGCGGTGCTATTGTCAATTGCGCATCTGTGGCCGGTTTGGTGGGGTTTCCTTCGCTCCCTGCATATGTTGCCAGCAAGCATGGTGTGATAGGGCTTACCAAAACCGCCGCGCTGGAATACGCCAAATGGGGTATCCGGGTAAATGCTGTTTGTCCGGGTGTTATAAAAACACCCATGATAGACCGCTTTACGGGGAATAATAAGCAGGCAGAACAACAATTTGTGGACATGGAACCTGTAGGGCGCATGGGAGAGCCGGCAGAAGTAGCGGCAGCAGTGATATGGCTTTGTTCGGATGCAGCCTCTTTTGTCACTGGCGTAGCCCTCCCGGTTGACGGTGGATGGATCTCTCAATAA
- a CDS encoding RHS repeat-associated core domain-containing protein — translation MTRKLFLLICLPLLLLTGVSLGQNNLEIYGPTTVKVGEKVMYSAVLHAYDPNNPNPDYCWSVTGGNYQIVNDGCRPVGQPARICEKCTNIEVTWTGSGTGNVQVSTENGYSANLSVTIVTPIILQQITPVLQYIKYNTIPVTLTQTTPSGGNGIFTYQWQKLNSEFEWENISGATAISYTPAALTKNMKYRVMVTSYDASVFSREAEVVVRRPLQPGEIYGYQVTSPNTRPRTIKGEPASGDEGRFVYQWEESADRNTWTNITGATQLHYSPPVITATRYYRRKVTSTYGSSTSNAYTQIATVAVNDGQSANTPVSNAAAYTQPEIRLNDLGPNAITAYNSNIITEANLLKPGVNTDADISALAPKDAAIQKVWYDGIGRPLQQVSVKTDALKKDLVYPIAYDDLGRSREVFLPYIDSTSSGALKTNAGTGQWNFYKKMFPTENFFYNKRVNDAQGNNLQDATAGNSWMGSNAGTSGYVRAMLPGEQVWRWVMINDTTPALAAGAQRLYDTTEITVNESLDIDGRLSISYLDRQGKVIMSKAQYDENSQIWLCSYNVYDDFGQTRYTIPPKAISWIQANYSSIPTATVWPLNTDIKRNLCTAYQFDDKGRNTVRKDAGIDDIWMVYDKKNRPVLTQTPGQRLTGKWNYRVYDKRGRVVVSGLYASAATRQQLQDQIDQAAIRNGSTITINKPAPVDLIVSRYDGASSYIAKNSVALEDGFSTPDNTEILIQTDPALQDQQIVSRTEVDEDYLGLSNCSSCTPLNINYYDNYDFPGASERAFNTTYIDKVNSGSGLPKPVKSQRTDGLITGSRIKVLYPSGVSGPEWLTSVTYYDDRGRIIQAHVDNILGGTDVESVQFDFTSQVISTHKINNNPWGKPQKTLETRLRNVYYDDGKLKEKWLAVNNQPEKRLEDYYYNDLGQITRKVLGNGIETLNYTYNLKGWLTGINADYADNKTNPHFFGTRIAFNEGFRRSQLGGKASGVIWRRAGSPDEAMGYGYDYDIANRLKTAHFIRNTGGSSGEWSQQEKNYTVDNLRYDEGGNIMSMRSYATLLGNTKAVDDLTYTYQPDSYVLSRVTDAAGDNKQSDFKNGNTTTDQYTYNKDGNLISDANKGVAMTWNNVIEKPDVLTFGGDANKTIKYVYDASGYRWQKIVKEGNALTTYTYIGNIVYKNDSILLHFGHSAGRIRMVTSSTTNQTSFCNDYFLTDQIGNIRTVITDQKDTAVYNASMEPARDAVENAIFSNRDGTKETIPATYPFYNANTNRFWSKLNGSDVNKRIGPSLVLKVMAGDTIDVGTRAFYKTMSPSNTGTPVNDMVSALLNAMLGSQGTAVDGGHGNLVQGNNTIINKTDFSTFIQTTQQQNNTQGTAPKAYLNYLLFDEDFKMVSGQVLRINKGADVMQEYVGQITVPKNGFLYVYTSNESVTDVWFDDLMVVHRSGPLIQENTLYPYGLSIASQSSSAPMRTANNNLYQAKELDGEMGLNMYYFDYRYYDPQLGRFISIDPGRQFANGYQGMGNNPAMFVDPDGRFVWFVVAIGAAFGAFSGYSVAKAKGAKGFWEWFGYIGAGAVIGGASAGAGSAIGSAAGAVLTNATGTIAHAGLFASAIGGAVGGGLSGLGFSALSGSENIWGAVGTGMLTGAIGGAAGSYIGGGGGALVSGFASGTIGNALGGGDFGSILKAGLIGAATSWGVYQLSTSINYKAYSKLTDPGAKLTRKQFAIISKLVQRSFARGKEYGGFVNADGTVTWSKGGKSTMTGYEEARHADAKFSFHTHPNNGHSWVHEHSGTHPVTSYSMGKTLYQGDIQVDKIDGLNSLVISRSNVFYHDLMPTDFNPLNDLSNVSQNLMPNRVFNPYPYNTFPVY, via the coding sequence ATGACCAGGAAATTATTTTTATTGATTTGTCTTCCTCTCCTGTTGTTAACAGGTGTAAGTCTGGGGCAGAATAATCTTGAGATATACGGCCCGACAACTGTGAAAGTTGGAGAAAAGGTGATGTATTCAGCTGTGCTTCATGCATATGATCCCAATAATCCTAATCCGGATTATTGCTGGTCTGTAACAGGAGGCAATTACCAGATCGTCAACGATGGCTGCAGGCCTGTGGGGCAGCCGGCCAGAATTTGCGAAAAATGTACAAACATAGAAGTCACCTGGACCGGAAGTGGTACCGGGAATGTCCAAGTGTCTACTGAAAATGGATATAGCGCTAATCTCAGCGTTACTATCGTTACTCCTATCATCTTACAACAGATTACACCAGTTTTGCAGTATATAAAGTACAACACAATACCGGTAACATTAACCCAGACGACACCCTCTGGTGGCAATGGTATTTTTACTTATCAGTGGCAAAAGCTTAACAGTGAATTTGAATGGGAAAATATTAGCGGGGCCACCGCTATTTCCTATACACCTGCTGCGCTGACTAAAAATATGAAGTATCGTGTAATGGTCACTTCTTATGATGCCAGTGTATTTAGCCGGGAAGCAGAAGTAGTAGTACGGCGCCCTCTTCAGCCGGGAGAAATTTATGGCTATCAGGTGACATCACCTAATACCCGTCCGCGCACGATTAAGGGAGAGCCGGCGAGTGGTGATGAAGGGCGGTTTGTATATCAATGGGAGGAATCTGCCGATAGAAATACATGGACCAATATTACAGGAGCTACGCAGCTACATTATTCCCCACCGGTAATTACTGCAACCAGATATTATCGCAGAAAGGTAACGTCCACCTATGGATCTTCTACCTCTAATGCATATACACAGATCGCAACGGTGGCAGTGAATGACGGACAGTCGGCCAATACACCCGTTTCAAACGCCGCCGCTTATACGCAACCGGAAATCCGTCTGAATGATCTTGGTCCCAACGCCATTACCGCTTACAACAGCAATATCATTACCGAGGCAAACCTTTTAAAACCCGGTGTCAATACAGATGCTGATATTAGTGCGCTCGCTCCCAAAGATGCTGCCATTCAAAAAGTATGGTATGATGGAATTGGAAGACCACTGCAGCAGGTGTCCGTAAAAACGGATGCCCTCAAAAAAGATCTGGTATATCCCATCGCTTATGATGATCTTGGACGCAGCAGGGAAGTGTTTCTGCCTTATATAGACAGTACTTCCTCCGGTGCTTTAAAAACCAATGCCGGCACCGGCCAGTGGAACTTTTATAAAAAAATGTTCCCTACAGAGAACTTTTTTTATAATAAACGTGTCAACGATGCGCAGGGCAATAATCTGCAGGATGCCACAGCGGGCAATAGCTGGATGGGTTCCAATGCAGGAACATCCGGTTATGTCAGGGCCATGTTGCCGGGAGAACAAGTATGGAGATGGGTGATGATAAATGACACCACCCCGGCGCTGGCAGCAGGAGCACAACGACTGTATGATACAACGGAAATAACTGTCAACGAATCCCTGGACATCGACGGCAGATTATCCATTTCTTATCTCGATCGCCAGGGAAAGGTAATCATGAGCAAGGCGCAGTATGATGAAAATAGTCAGATATGGCTTTGCAGCTATAATGTTTACGATGATTTTGGTCAGACAAGATATACTATTCCTCCAAAAGCCATCAGCTGGATACAGGCCAATTACAGTAGTATCCCCACTGCTACTGTCTGGCCCCTTAATACAGATATCAAGCGTAATCTCTGTACGGCTTATCAGTTTGATGACAAGGGCAGGAACACTGTCAGGAAAGATGCAGGCATAGATGATATATGGATGGTTTATGACAAAAAGAACCGACCGGTTTTAACCCAAACACCGGGTCAGCGGCTCACCGGGAAATGGAACTACCGTGTATACGACAAACGAGGCCGTGTAGTGGTATCCGGTTTGTATGCTTCTGCTGCAACGCGTCAGCAATTGCAGGATCAGATAGACCAGGCTGCCATTCGGAATGGTAGCACGATCACCATCAATAAGCCTGCTCCGGTTGATCTGATAGTTAGCCGCTATGATGGTGCTTCCAGCTATATCGCTAAAAACTCAGTAGCACTGGAGGATGGATTCTCTACTCCGGATAATACTGAAATACTGATTCAGACAGATCCTGCATTACAGGACCAACAGATCGTATCCCGGACTGAAGTGGATGAAGACTATCTGGGCCTGAGCAACTGTTCGTCCTGCACCCCGTTGAACATAAATTACTATGATAATTATGATTTCCCGGGTGCCAGTGAGAGGGCTTTTAATACAACCTATATTGATAAGGTAAACAGCGGATCAGGATTGCCCAAGCCGGTGAAATCACAGCGTACCGACGGACTGATAACAGGGTCCCGTATTAAGGTATTATATCCTTCCGGTGTTTCGGGGCCGGAATGGCTGACTTCTGTTACCTATTACGACGACAGAGGCAGGATTATTCAGGCACATGTTGATAATATTCTGGGAGGCACAGATGTTGAAAGTGTCCAGTTCGACTTTACCAGTCAGGTTATCAGTACACACAAGATAAATAATAATCCCTGGGGAAAACCGCAAAAGACGCTGGAAACACGGTTGCGTAACGTATACTATGATGATGGTAAACTGAAAGAGAAATGGCTGGCTGTAAATAACCAACCCGAAAAAAGGCTGGAAGACTACTATTACAACGATCTTGGACAGATTACCCGGAAAGTACTGGGTAATGGTATTGAAACACTTAATTACACCTATAACCTTAAAGGCTGGTTGACAGGGATCAATGCTGATTATGCTGATAATAAAACAAACCCGCATTTTTTTGGTACCAGAATTGCGTTTAATGAAGGGTTCCGGCGTAGCCAGCTGGGTGGGAAGGCGTCTGGTGTTATCTGGAGAAGGGCCGGCTCCCCGGATGAAGCGATGGGATATGGTTATGACTATGATATTGCCAACAGACTTAAGACAGCCCATTTTATCAGAAATACAGGCGGTAGTAGCGGAGAATGGTCACAACAGGAGAAAAATTATACGGTGGATAATCTGAGATACGATGAAGGCGGTAATATCATGTCTATGCGTAGTTATGCTACCCTGCTGGGTAATACAAAAGCAGTAGATGACCTTACCTATACCTACCAGCCTGATTCCTATGTGTTATCGAGAGTGACGGATGCCGCCGGGGACAACAAACAGTCAGATTTCAAAAACGGCAATACCACTACGGACCAGTATACTTATAACAAAGACGGCAATCTCATCAGTGATGCCAATAAAGGTGTAGCAATGACCTGGAATAATGTCATTGAAAAGCCTGATGTGCTTACGTTTGGGGGTGATGCCAATAAAACGATCAAATACGTATATGATGCCTCCGGCTACAGATGGCAAAAGATCGTGAAAGAAGGAAATGCACTGACAACCTATACCTACATTGGAAATATAGTGTATAAGAATGATAGTATCCTGCTGCATTTCGGCCATAGTGCGGGAAGAATCCGGATGGTTACATCGTCAACCACTAACCAGACCAGTTTCTGCAATGACTATTTCCTGACGGACCAGATTGGTAATATCCGCACAGTTATCACAGATCAGAAGGACACTGCTGTTTATAATGCTTCGATGGAACCAGCCCGCGATGCAGTGGAAAACGCTATTTTCAGCAACAGGGACGGAACGAAAGAAACAATACCTGCTACCTACCCGTTTTATAATGCCAATACCAACAGGTTCTGGAGCAAACTAAACGGAAGTGATGTCAATAAGCGTATCGGTCCTTCTCTGGTGTTAAAAGTGATGGCCGGTGATACAATTGATGTTGGTACAAGAGCATTCTACAAAACCATGAGCCCATCTAATACAGGAACTCCTGTTAACGATATGGTCAGTGCCTTGCTCAATGCTATGCTGGGCAGCCAGGGAACAGCAGTGGATGGGGGCCATGGCAATCTTGTACAGGGCAACAATACCATAATCAATAAAACTGATTTTAGTACTTTTATTCAAACCACGCAGCAACAGAATAATACGCAGGGTACCGCTCCAAAGGCGTACCTCAATTATCTACTTTTTGATGAAGATTTTAAGATGGTCAGTGGGCAGGTATTGCGTATAAATAAGGGCGCAGATGTGATGCAGGAATATGTTGGTCAGATCACCGTACCTAAAAACGGATTCCTCTATGTATATACCAGCAACGAGAGTGTGACAGATGTATGGTTTGATGATCTCATGGTAGTACATAGGAGCGGACCATTGATCCAGGAGAATACTTTATATCCCTATGGATTGTCTATTGCTTCCCAAAGTAGCTCTGCGCCCATGCGTACGGCCAATAACAACCTTTATCAGGCTAAGGAACTGGATGGGGAAATGGGGCTTAACATGTACTATTTTGATTATAGATATTATGATCCGCAACTGGGGCGTTTTATCAGCATAGACCCGGGCCGTCAGTTTGCCAACGGTTATCAGGGCATGGGAAACAACCCGGCTATGTTTGTAGATCCTGATGGCCGTTTCGTTTGGTTTGTTGTTGCCATCGGCGCAGCTTTCGGTGCTTTTTCGGGATATAGTGTTGCAAAAGCAAAAGGAGCGAAGGGTTTCTGGGAGTGGTTTGGATACATCGGCGCAGGTGCTGTTATCGGAGGCGCCTCTGCCGGTGCAGGATCGGCCATAGGGTCGGCTGCAGGCGCCGTACTCACGAATGCCACCGGTACTATTGCCCATGCGGGCCTGTTTGCCTCTGCTATAGGTGGCGCAGTAGGCGGAGGCTTATCAGGATTGGGCTTCAGTGCCTTATCTGGTAGCGAGAATATATGGGGCGCAGTGGGTACGGGAATGCTCACTGGCGCGATAGGAGGCGCGGCAGGCTCCTATATTGGTGGTGGTGGCGGCGCGCTGGTCTCCGGTTTTGCCAGTGGTACTATCGGCAATGCTTTGGGTGGCGGTGATTTCGGAAGTATTTTAAAAGCAGGTCTGATAGGTGCTGCAACATCCTGGGGTGTATATCAACTGTCTACTTCTATCAATTATAAAGCTTATAGCAAACTAACTGACCCCGGTGCCAAACTAACCAGAAAACAGTTTGCCATTATCAGTAAATTAGTACAGCGGTCCTTTGCCAGAGGCAAGGAGTATGGAGGGTTTGTAAACGCAGACGGTACAGTAACCTGGTCCAAAGGAGGTAAGTCCACCATGACAGGTTATGAAGAAGCCAGACATGCCGATGCGAAGTTCTCTTTCCATACACATCCTAACAATGGCCATAGCTGGGTACATGAGCATAGTGGTACGCATCCGGTGACGAGCTATTCTATGGGTAAAACTTTATATCAGGGAGATATTCAGGTAGATAAGATCGATGGATTAAATTCGCTGGTCATTAGCCGGTCTAATGTTTTTTATCATGATCTGATGCCTACAGACTTTAACCCGCTCAATGACCTTTCCAATGTATCACAGAATCTGATGCCAAATAGGGTATTTAACCCATATCCTTATAATACCTTCCCGGTTTATTAA
- a CDS encoding DUF5977 domain-containing protein, with protein MRSYLLLPWLVLLTSYALGQYTPTQLPRVAGTVAPSADVSAMARISEVPVNFYTGIPQITYPVFDFSRGSLNLSISLHYFAGGIKVEEMPTSTGLGWTLNSGGMIARTVNGIPDDYPDKGFMYAPAPATSPGNLLDSFYHDKIDAQLDVFQYSFDGHVGKFYLGKNGSILLAPDSKIKVKVNKAVMADAPASTISSFTITTEDGTTYVFSERELSQISGYGDTAPHINKYYVSAWMLSRAIAPFGTDSIQFTYDSQIKYYTSRNPEIIVTDPLASNRVLQNSAKYTDILLQSKRISRIDLPNNNYVKFIYDTKGRCDFGSDQALRYVEVRDTGLIRGVRLDYQYSTPAGFVSYRPPCTGSEKEKRLVLKQITEYTRGGENPPTIYDYEKDVLLPPRDSRSIDFWGFYNGKTNTTLVPPFRDMTGADRNPDFYFMKAGSLRKIIHPSGGYTFLEYENNDNFTIDKDQRSMPYYGDNEAWINVFKLFSNQVGITWKFDNDADRDYFRNLSRGVVKIKITTEDRTKVLLEQTNFAPNLAAGDRFLSLDLPYNGNYIIQLSYSGFAMEDMDRLNFRFSWTNDVVKDDKKATGGLRIKRQIIYDGISHANDVVTEYRYTNEAGKSSGYNIETPVYYYRTGVTADKFYPADVRMSEPINGLTYTQGSPSGYARVEVINGTPERNTGRTVYEFSSFKDLMDGETIPWFYQNYTDVSQFPYVPKDKADWALGLPQVTTAYGPDGRMISKTVNYYSVSRSNYTGSDFRSIKVGVDREIIQNNVRSNNYVYKDYYPMQGLTQLSSTTQTSYYENGSSYSSQTIYEYDNSNLTLRKVSADYDRSAGLKMVKSLYYPYDYTLAGGIGAMKTAGINVPVATEVWLEGNGGRKLFSYEATDFQVLGGNVIRPLKSYSLYSTKPLDFAEVPAFNPANLARIPAIRETNVYEVYDSKWNISQLRNLQNGAVSSVIYDDITQAVLAKVTNAAISEVAYTSFESSTKGNWTYTGTPDAAVQAATGKNSYQLSRGNITRAALPAGKNYTLSFWARDGAAAVNGGTLKWSEPNTATGWTLYRYLVGGGAAITISGSARIDELRLHPDYSTMLTTCYDPNTGQTITGCDANNKITWNDYDKLYRIKAVRDQDRNIIKWNDYTAIQPLFKNVPLTNTFTRSCYLGEGTSVSYNISGGKYTSYISLDDANDQAQEDMRLNGQQYANTNGICTWYNEIQSGTYAKQCTGGGIGSNVVYTVPARKYSSNISLADANAKALKEIADNGQTKANNEGTCMPAVLYIKFTSSNHTSTSTVDKWSRLTTKTQNLIVNFYSDAACTVPYSVTNYNVDIKTQIDTQEYMDGTYYNNTSNNTQTYSCNGASFVIPAMLEEEYRQYRKYEGNMEVVSDDYTRTGYFYSIVPNARYIIK; from the coding sequence ATGCGGTCTTATTTATTGTTACCGTGGTTAGTGTTGTTGACCTCCTATGCCCTTGGTCAATATACCCCCACTCAGTTGCCCAGGGTTGCCGGTACAGTGGCTCCTTCTGCAGATGTCTCTGCTATGGCCAGAATCAGCGAAGTGCCGGTCAACTTTTATACAGGTATACCACAAATTACTTATCCTGTATTCGATTTTAGCAGGGGCTCCCTTAACCTTTCCATTTCCCTTCATTATTTCGCAGGAGGCATTAAAGTAGAGGAAATGCCCACCAGTACAGGTCTTGGCTGGACATTAAATTCCGGCGGTATGATTGCGCGTACCGTTAATGGCATTCCGGATGATTATCCAGATAAGGGGTTTATGTATGCACCTGCACCGGCCACTTCTCCCGGTAATCTGCTGGATTCTTTTTATCATGATAAAATTGATGCACAGCTGGATGTTTTCCAGTATTCCTTTGATGGACATGTAGGTAAATTTTATCTTGGAAAGAATGGTAGCATATTACTGGCGCCTGACTCGAAAATTAAGGTGAAGGTTAACAAGGCTGTGATGGCAGATGCGCCTGCCAGCACTATTTCGTCTTTTACGATCACGACAGAAGATGGAACCACTTATGTTTTTTCGGAAAGAGAACTCAGCCAGATTTCCGGTTATGGGGATACTGCACCTCATATCAACAAATATTATGTATCTGCATGGATGCTCTCCCGTGCTATCGCGCCGTTTGGAACGGATTCCATTCAATTTACCTATGATTCGCAGATCAAATACTATACTTCCAGGAATCCAGAAATTATCGTTACAGATCCATTAGCCAGCAATCGTGTCTTACAGAACAGTGCAAAGTATACGGATATCCTGTTGCAATCAAAACGAATCTCCAGAATAGATCTCCCCAACAATAACTATGTGAAATTTATTTATGATACCAAAGGACGTTGTGATTTTGGCAGTGATCAGGCACTCCGTTATGTTGAAGTCAGAGATACCGGATTAATCAGGGGCGTCCGCCTGGATTATCAGTATAGTACACCAGCAGGCTTTGTTTCTTACCGGCCACCCTGTACCGGGAGTGAAAAGGAAAAGCGACTGGTACTGAAACAAATCACAGAGTATACCCGTGGAGGAGAGAATCCACCCACGATATATGATTATGAAAAAGACGTCCTGTTGCCGCCGAGAGATTCCCGGTCAATTGACTTCTGGGGCTTTTACAACGGAAAGACCAATACTACGCTGGTACCCCCTTTCAGGGATATGACCGGTGCTGACAGAAATCCGGATTTTTATTTTATGAAAGCAGGAAGCCTTCGTAAAATCATTCATCCCAGCGGAGGATACACTTTCCTGGAATATGAGAACAATGATAATTTTACAATTGATAAAGATCAGCGTTCAATGCCCTATTATGGAGATAATGAGGCTTGGATCAACGTTTTTAAACTATTCTCCAACCAGGTTGGCATAACCTGGAAATTTGATAATGATGCAGACAGGGACTATTTCAGAAATCTGTCAAGAGGTGTCGTCAAAATAAAAATCACAACAGAAGACCGGACCAAGGTATTGCTTGAACAAACAAACTTTGCACCGAATCTGGCCGCTGGTGACCGTTTCCTGTCATTGGACCTGCCTTATAACGGAAATTATATAATCCAGCTTTCCTACAGTGGTTTCGCGATGGAAGATATGGACAGACTGAATTTCCGTTTTAGCTGGACCAACGATGTTGTTAAAGATGACAAAAAGGCTACCGGAGGTTTACGCATAAAGAGACAAATCATCTATGACGGTATTTCGCACGCCAATGATGTCGTTACAGAATACCGTTATACTAATGAAGCGGGCAAAAGTTCCGGTTACAATATAGAAACTCCTGTTTATTATTATCGGACAGGTGTTACTGCCGATAAATTTTATCCCGCGGACGTCCGTATGAGTGAACCCATTAACGGTCTTACCTATACACAGGGAAGTCCTTCAGGATATGCCCGGGTGGAGGTAATTAACGGTACCCCGGAACGAAACACCGGTCGCACCGTGTACGAATTTAGTTCTTTTAAGGATTTGATGGATGGAGAAACAATACCCTGGTTTTATCAGAACTATACCGATGTCTCACAATTTCCCTATGTGCCAAAAGATAAAGCTGACTGGGCGCTGGGGTTGCCTCAGGTAACCACTGCCTATGGACCTGATGGACGAATGATCAGTAAAACGGTGAATTACTATAGTGTTAGCAGAAGTAACTACACTGGTTCGGATTTTCGGTCAATAAAGGTGGGAGTAGACAGGGAGATTATTCAGAATAATGTCAGGTCAAATAATTATGTATATAAAGACTATTATCCCATGCAGGGTTTGACGCAGTTGTCCTCTACTACCCAAACCTCCTATTACGAAAATGGCAGTTCCTACAGTAGTCAGACTATTTATGAATATGATAACAGTAATCTGACGCTGCGAAAAGTGTCGGCTGACTATGACAGGTCTGCCGGGCTGAAAATGGTAAAGTCTTTATATTACCCTTACGACTATACGTTGGCAGGAGGGATAGGAGCGATGAAGACGGCTGGGATTAATGTACCTGTCGCTACAGAAGTATGGTTGGAGGGAAATGGCGGGAGGAAATTATTTAGCTATGAGGCAACAGACTTCCAGGTTTTGGGAGGTAATGTGATCAGACCTTTAAAATCCTACAGTCTCTATAGCACCAAGCCATTGGATTTTGCAGAAGTACCTGCCTTTAATCCTGCCAACCTTGCCAGGATCCCGGCTATCAGGGAAACGAATGTTTATGAGGTATATGACAGCAAGTGGAACATTTCACAGTTGCGTAATCTGCAGAACGGTGCGGTATCATCCGTTATTTACGATGATATTACACAAGCGGTATTGGCTAAAGTTACCAATGCAGCCATATCCGAGGTCGCCTATACCAGCTTCGAATCATCTACCAAGGGTAACTGGACTTATACCGGAACACCGGATGCTGCTGTACAGGCCGCAACCGGCAAAAACAGTTATCAGCTGAGCCGGGGAAATATTACCAGGGCGGCATTACCTGCCGGAAAAAACTACACGCTTTCCTTTTGGGCCCGGGATGGAGCTGCAGCTGTGAATGGAGGAACATTAAAGTGGTCGGAGCCGAATACTGCTACCGGTTGGACATTGTACAGATATCTGGTAGGCGGTGGTGCTGCCATTACCATCAGCGGATCTGCCCGGATTGACGAACTACGTTTGCACCCTGATTATTCCACTATGCTAACAACTTGTTATGACCCTAATACGGGGCAAACGATTACAGGTTGTGATGCCAATAATAAGATTACCTGGAATGATTATGATAAACTTTACAGAATAAAGGCAGTAAGGGACCAGGACCGGAATATCATCAAATGGAATGATTATACGGCTATACAACCCCTGTTTAAAAATGTACCACTTACCAATACTTTTACCAGGAGCTGTTATCTGGGGGAAGGAACATCTGTCTCCTACAATATATCCGGTGGCAAATACACTTCCTATATTTCCCTGGATGATGCAAATGACCAGGCTCAGGAAGACATGCGTCTGAACGGACAGCAATACGCAAATACCAATGGTATCTGTACCTGGTATAATGAAATACAATCCGGTACTTATGCCAAACAGTGTACAGGCGGAGGCATCGGTTCGAATGTTGTATATACGGTACCTGCAAGGAAATATTCTTCCAATATTTCCCTGGCAGATGCAAATGCGAAAGCCTTGAAGGAGATTGCTGACAATGGCCAAACCAAAGCCAATAATGAAGGAACCTGTATGCCCGCAGTATTATATATCAAATTCACTTCCAGCAATCATACCAGCACAAGTACCGTGGACAAATGGTCTCGTCTGACAACCAAAACCCAAAACCTCATTGTTAACTTTTACAGCGATGCAGCCTGTACTGTTCCTTACAGTGTAACAAACTACAATGTGGACATTAAGACACAGATCGACACGCAGGAATACATGGATGGCACATACTACAACAATACCTCCAACAATACACAAACCTATTCCTGTAATGGGGCATCCTTTGTTATCCCGGCAATGCTGGAAGAAGAATACCGGCAATACAGAAAGTACGAAGGAAATATGGAAGTGGTGAGTGATGACTATACTCGTACCGGATACTTTTATTCCATTGTGCCTAATGCCAGGTATATCATTAAATAA
- a CDS encoding TetR/AcrR family transcriptional regulator has protein sequence MTLMKDKIVSLADKLIRVKGFNAFSYKDIADPLAVKNAAVHYHFPSKADLGIAVVAGEMQRFQHSTQSWQHLPEDEQLANLFDVFRRHCHAGNVCLMGSLAPDYETLTPPMQEKVNEMAEAIVEWVTAVLENGRKHKRFHFKGAAGDRALLVISNLQSSLLLARVMGAHTFDRISRQLLEDLRS, from the coding sequence ATGACGCTCATGAAAGATAAAATAGTGTCGCTGGCGGATAAGCTGATCCGCGTTAAAGGCTTCAATGCCTTTAGCTATAAAGACATTGCCGACCCGCTGGCAGTAAAAAACGCGGCGGTGCATTATCACTTCCCGTCCAAGGCCGACCTCGGCATCGCCGTGGTAGCGGGAGAGATGCAACGTTTCCAGCACAGCACACAGTCGTGGCAGCATCTGCCGGAAGATGAACAGCTCGCTAATCTGTTCGATGTGTTCCGCAGGCATTGTCATGCAGGCAATGTATGCCTCATGGGATCGCTGGCACCGGACTACGAAACACTGACACCTCCCATGCAGGAAAAAGTAAATGAAATGGCGGAAGCCATCGTGGAATGGGTAACGGCCGTGCTGGAAAACGGACGCAAACATAAACGCTTCCACTTCAAAGGCGCAGCAGGCGACAGGGCCCTGCTGGTCATCTCCAATCTTCAATCTTCCCTGCTGCTGGCAAGGGTCATGGGCGCTCACACGTTCGACAGGATCAGCCGGCAACTGCTGGAAGACTTACGTTCATAA